In Apium graveolens cultivar Ventura chromosome 10, ASM990537v1, whole genome shotgun sequence, the following are encoded in one genomic region:
- the LOC141689788 gene encoding WEB family protein At3g02930, chloroplastic-like: MSSKSKLNLNKSTLSETPTPNSKVSKVAPNDKVSSVTPITKVSPATPKVAKLSRGVVKSENGLASPLQSSRVSVDRSPGSVTSKPIVDRRSPKLSTTPDKPAARLSKGSDLQFQLNIVQEDLKKTKEKLAEVEKAKTQALDELKEAQRIAEEANGKLITALVAQKRAEEESEIEKFHALEMEQVDIDLSQKKKEERETEIEDLRNQHSVALLSATHELEKVKQELAMTFDAKNQALCHADEATKIAEIHAEKVEIMSVELVRLRAAFESMNESEVNSDKLASKLKSEVQTLVQELEKAKDYENEARKSRVMVMELESEIEILKHELQKGNGYEQKLAENEAVVEQLSIELEAAKISEVCASAKARDYGTEAAKYSEIEMELKSEVDTLTQKLEKAKDYEQKLVANKLALEHLNAELEAAKIAESHAHYLVEERQKRVDELEFHCEQANQLERSASESLNKITKQLEESNGLLHDAESEVTSLKEKLVSLELSIGLQKTDLEESARSVDIANKQASDLAKEVESLKLMLDTVKDEKTQALNNEKRAAASVETLLEEKNKLIIELDTSRDEEEKSKKAMESLASALHEVSSEAKQVKEKLLSSQDEHENLKTKVENLELELRASNKKYEEMLDDAKHEIEVLNELLEQSKHDQQTAKANWEQNELHLMDSINKSEEEKTSLTEEVSRLVSLLKDAENEACATKKEEAQVKNSLAEAEHEVDYLNKILGEMKAESMRLKESLLDKENELQSIIQENEELQSKDVASLKKVDEFSKLLEEAMTREQAEENTELTDSEKDYDMLPKVVEFSERNGNGKNENSKSELPHLDFQVLVQEIPLEDSNAVYVKGVDAVSKSKDLNGKPNWNENKEKEDDNGEGEFKMWESCKIEDRDFLEPEKEFDEELDSKAENESFDQINGSFLSENLESGGSSPTKELSQKKKNPLLRKFGSLLKKKGTSSQK; this comes from the exons ATGTCTTCTAAATCCAa ATTGAACTTGAATAAATCTACATTATCGGAAACTCCGACCCCGAATAGTAAAGTATCTAAAGTAGCTCCTAATGACAAAGTATCTAGTGTTACTCCCATTACTAAAGTATCACCGGCAACTCCTAAGGTTGCTAAACTGAGCAGGGGAGTGGTGAAATCGGAGAATGGTTTGGCTTCTCCCCTACAAAGTTCACGCGTCTCTGTTGATCGTTCCCCTGGTTCTGTTACTTCAAAGCCTATTGTGGATCGCAGGTCTCCCAAGCTCAGTACAACACCTGAT AAACCGGCAGCCCGGCTGTCAAAGGGATCTGATTTGCAGTTTCAACTTAACATTGTTCAGGAAGACTTAAAGAAGACAAAAGAGAAATTAGCTGAGGTTGAGAAAGCAAAAACACAAGCACTTGATGAATTAAAAGAAGCACAGAGGATAGCAGAAGAAGCTAATGGAAAACTTATCACTGCCCTGGTTGCTCAGAAAAGAGCTGAAGAGGAATCTGAGATCGAGAAGTTTCATGCTTTGGAGATGGAACAGGTTGACATTGATTTAAGTCAGAAAAAGAAAGAGGAACGGGAAACGGAAATTGAAGATTTGAGGAATCAGCATTCTGTGGCTCTTCTCTCTGCCACTCATGAACTCGAAAAGGTGAAGCAAGAACTAGCCATGACTTTTGATGCAAAAAACCAGGCGCTTTGTCATGCTGATGAGGCTACTAAGATTGCTGAGATTCACGCAGAGAAGGTGGAGATTATGTCAGTTGAATTGGTTCGCTTGAGGGCTGCATTTGAATCCATGAATGAGTCGGAGGTAAATAGTGATAAGTTGGCCTCAAAGCTCAAATCAGAGGTACAAACACTTGTACAAGAGCTGGAGAAAGCAAAAGATTATGAAAATGAGGCCAGAAAATCTAGAGTTATGGTAATGGAGCTCGAATCAGAGATAGAGATATTAAAACATGAACTTCAGAAAGGAAATGGTTATGAACAGAAGTTAGCAGAAAATGAAGCGGTTGTAGAGCAGCTGAGTATTGAGTTGGAGGCAGCAAAAATATCCGAAGTCTGCGCGAGTGCAAAGGCAAGAGATTATGGGACAGAAGCTGCCAAATATAGTGAAATTGAGATGGAACTCAAATCAGAGGTGGATACTTTGACACAAAAACTTGAAAAAGCTAAAGATTATGAGCAGAAGTTAGTGGCAAATAAACTTGCTCTCGAGCATCTTAATGCAGAGCTGGAAGCTGCAAAAATCGCTGAATCTCATGCACATTATCTAGTCGAAGAGCGTCAAAAGAGGGTTGACGAATTAGAATTTCATTGTGAACAAGCAAATCAGTTAGAGAGATCTGCATCAGAATCTCTaaataaaataacaaaacaaCTAGAGGAAAGCAATGGTCTGCTGCATGATGCAGAATCTGAAGTCACCTCTCTCAAAGAAAAGTTGGTGTCACTGGAATTGTCAATAGGATTGCAGAAAACTGATCTTGAGGAATCAGCGCGTAGTGTAGATATAGCCAATAAACAAGCTTCTGACTTGGCAAAGGAGGTTGAATCTTTGAAGCTCATGCTTGATACTGTAAAGGACGAGAAAACCCAGGCATTAAATAATGAGAAGCGTGCTGCTGCCAGTGTTGAAACTCTGCTAGAAGAGAAAAACAAGCTTATAATTGAGTTGGATACTTCCAGGGACGAAGAAGAGAAAAGTAAGAAAGCAATGGAGAGCTTAGCTTCAGCATTACATGAAGTTTCTTCAGAAGCAAAACAAGTGAAAGAAAAACTATTATCTAGTCAAGATGAGCATGAGAATTTAAAAACTAAGGTAGAAAACTTAGAGCTAGAACTGAGGGCATCTAACAAGAAGTACGAGGAAATGCTTGATGATGCAAAACATGAAATTGAAGTCCTCAATGAATTGTTGGAACAATCTAAGCATGATCAACAGACTGCTAAAGCTAACTGGGAGCAAAATGAGCTTCATTTGATGGATTCTATTAATAAATCTGAAGAAGAGAAAACATCACTGACAGAAGAAGTTAGCAGGCTGGTTAGTTTACTTAAGGATGCTGAGAATGAAGCTTGTGCAACAAAAAAGGAAGAAGCTCAGGTAAAGAATAGCCTAGCAGAAGCTGAGCATGAGGTAGATTATTTAAACAAAATTCTTGGGGAAATGAAAGCTGAGAGCATGAGATTGAAGGAGAGTTTGCTGGATAAAGAGAATGAGTTGCAAAGCATTATTCAAGAGAATGAGGAGCTTCAAAGTAAAGATGTTGCTTCTCTTAAGAAGGTTGACGAATTTTCAAAGTTGCTAGAAGAAGCTATGACCAGAGAACAAGCCGAGGAGAACACAGAGCTCACAGACAGTGAAAAAGATTATGATATGCTTCCTAAAGTAGTAGAATTTTCTGAACGAAATGGGAATGGGAAGAATGAGAACTCCAAATCGGAGCTGCCACATCTGGATTTCCAGGTTCTTGTGCAGGAAATTCCTCTAGAGGATAGTAATGCTGTGTATGTAAAGGGAGTTGATGCTGTTAGTAAATCGAAGGATTTAAATGGAAAACCAAACTGGAATGAGAATAAGGAAAAGGAAGATGATAATGGAGAAGGTGAGTTTAAGATGTGGGAAAGCTGCAAGATTGAAGATAGAGATTTTTTGGAGCCAGAGAAAGAATTTGATGAAGAGCTGGACTCAAAGGCAGAAAATGAGAGCTTTGACCAGATAAATGGATCATTCTTGTCAGAAAATCTAGAGAGTGGCGGAAGCTCACCGACAAAGGAGTTAAGTCAGAAGAAGAAAAATCCTCTGCTCCGTAAGTTCGGAAGTTTATTGAAAAAGAAGGGTACTAGCAGCCAGAAATAA